A genomic window from Flavobacterium johnsoniae includes:
- the araA gene encoding L-arabinose isomerase, with product MIDISQKEVWFVVGSQELYGEETLRKVAEHSQIIAKGLDASSSIPVKVVYKDVVKSPSQILDVCLAANSAKNCIGIIAWMHTFSPAKMWIGGLNILKKPLCHLHTQYNAEIPWGSIDMDFMNLNQSAHGDREFGFIMSRLRKKRKVVVGHWEDQRVQKQLGIWSRVVLGWDELQNLKVARIGDNMREVAVTEGDKVEAQIRFGMSVNGYDSSDVTKHIEKVTDKELNDLLAVYEQSYNLTDSLKEGGAQRSSLVEAAKIELGLRAFLEEGGFGAFTDTFENLGVWKQLPGIATQRLMADGYGFGGEGDWKTAAMVRALKVMCVGLEGGTSFMEDYTYHFTPQKSYVLGSHMLEICPSIADGKPSCEVHPLGIGGKEDPARLVFNSPAGDAINVSLVDMGTRFRLIVNEVEAIKPMAELPKLPVARVLWDCKPNLEVAATAWILAGGAHHTVYSQSITTEYMEDFADIAGIELLVIDEKTTVREFKDKINANEAYFHLFQHGL from the coding sequence ATGATAGATATATCTCAAAAAGAAGTATGGTTTGTAGTAGGAAGCCAAGAATTATATGGTGAAGAAACGCTTAGAAAAGTAGCAGAACATTCACAGATTATTGCAAAAGGATTAGATGCTTCGTCTTCAATTCCGGTAAAAGTAGTTTATAAAGATGTGGTAAAATCACCTTCGCAGATTCTTGATGTTTGTTTGGCAGCAAACTCTGCTAAAAACTGTATCGGAATTATTGCTTGGATGCATACTTTCTCTCCAGCAAAAATGTGGATTGGCGGATTAAATATCCTTAAAAAACCATTGTGCCACTTGCATACACAATACAATGCTGAAATTCCGTGGGGAAGCATCGACATGGATTTCATGAATTTAAATCAATCGGCACACGGAGATCGTGAATTCGGTTTTATCATGTCTAGATTACGTAAAAAACGTAAAGTTGTAGTTGGACATTGGGAAGACCAAAGAGTTCAAAAACAATTAGGAATCTGGTCAAGAGTGGTTTTAGGATGGGACGAACTTCAAAACCTAAAAGTAGCTCGTATTGGAGACAATATGCGTGAAGTTGCCGTAACAGAAGGTGACAAAGTGGAAGCGCAAATTCGTTTCGGAATGTCTGTAAACGGATATGATTCTTCAGATGTTACAAAGCACATTGAAAAAGTAACAGACAAAGAATTAAACGATTTATTAGCAGTTTACGAACAATCATACAACTTAACTGACTCTTTAAAAGAAGGCGGTGCACAAAGAAGTTCATTAGTTGAAGCAGCAAAAATCGAATTAGGATTAAGAGCTTTCCTTGAAGAAGGAGGTTTCGGAGCTTTCACAGATACATTTGAAAACCTTGGTGTTTGGAAACAATTACCAGGAATCGCAACCCAAAGATTAATGGCCGATGGTTATGGTTTTGGTGGAGAAGGAGACTGGAAAACAGCTGCAATGGTTCGTGCATTAAAAGTAATGTGTGTAGGTTTAGAAGGAGGAACTTCTTTCATGGAAGATTATACGTACCACTTCACGCCACAAAAATCATATGTTTTAGGTTCTCACATGTTAGAAATCTGTCCATCTATTGCTGACGGAAAACCTTCTTGCGAAGTTCATCCGTTAGGAATTGGAGGAAAAGAAGATCCAGCTCGTTTGGTGTTTAATTCGCCTGCAGGAGACGCAATCAATGTTTCTTTGGTTGATATGGGAACACGTTTCCGTTTAATTGTAAACGAAGTTGAAGCAATTAAACCAATGGCAGAATTACCAAAACTTCCAGTTGCACGTGTTCTTTGGGATTGTAAACCAAATTTAGAAGTTGCTGCAACAGCTTGGATTTTGGCTGGTGGAGCGCATCACACAGTTTACAGTCAGTCGATTACAACAGAATATATGGAAGATTTCGCAGACATCGCAGGAATCGAATTATTAGTTATTGACGAAAAAACAACGGTAAGAGAGTTTAAAGATAAAATTAACGCCAACGAAGCATATTTCCATTTGTTTCAGCATGGACTATAA
- a CDS encoding aldose epimerase family protein, with translation MNVLKRCVFGLSLLSLAAVSVQCKGDKKADTEKVATDEKALVTIEKSEYGTTAKGEKVDSYKLKNQNGMEVDIITFGGRITDLKVPNKAGVSENVVIGFNSLAQYEKENPFFGALIGRYGNRIAKGKFSLDEKEYQLAINNAPNALHGGPQGFFNVVWKADEVKSGETASLKLSYLSKDMEEGYPGNLKVFVTYTLTNDNQLEVLYEATTDKKTVVNLTQHSYFNLSGDFTKTILDHELTLNADKLVPVDATLIPTGKLDDVAGTPFDFRTPKLIGKDINAKNEQLERGKGYDHCWVLNNPEKGKTIIAKVYHAASGRVMEMTTDEPGIQFYSGNFLDGTLPMPNGGTFAHRTGLCLETEHYPDSPNQKNFPTTVLNPGENYKTKTTFKFSVKK, from the coding sequence ATGAATGTATTAAAACGTTGTGTTTTCGGATTAAGCCTTTTGAGTTTGGCTGCAGTTTCAGTTCAATGTAAAGGCGATAAAAAAGCTGACACAGAAAAAGTTGCTACTGATGAAAAAGCTTTAGTAACGATTGAAAAATCTGAATACGGAACCACTGCAAAAGGTGAAAAAGTGGACAGCTATAAACTGAAAAACCAAAATGGGATGGAAGTGGATATCATCACTTTTGGTGGAAGAATTACAGATTTGAAAGTGCCAAATAAAGCGGGTGTTTCAGAAAATGTAGTAATTGGCTTTAATTCTTTGGCACAATACGAAAAAGAAAATCCTTTCTTCGGAGCTTTAATTGGAAGATACGGAAATAGAATTGCAAAAGGAAAATTTTCGCTTGACGAAAAAGAATATCAGTTGGCAATCAACAATGCGCCAAATGCTTTGCACGGCGGACCACAAGGATTTTTTAATGTGGTTTGGAAAGCAGATGAGGTTAAATCTGGTGAAACAGCTTCTTTAAAATTGTCTTATTTAAGTAAAGATATGGAAGAAGGTTATCCTGGAAATCTGAAAGTTTTTGTGACTTATACATTGACAAATGACAATCAATTAGAAGTTTTGTATGAAGCGACAACAGATAAAAAAACGGTTGTTAATTTGACACAGCATTCTTATTTCAATTTATCAGGAGATTTTACAAAAACAATCTTAGATCACGAATTGACTTTAAATGCTGATAAATTAGTTCCAGTTGATGCAACATTAATTCCTACAGGAAAATTAGATGATGTGGCTGGAACTCCTTTTGATTTCAGAACTCCAAAATTAATTGGAAAAGATATCAATGCTAAAAATGAGCAGCTAGAAAGAGGAAAAGGTTACGATCATTGCTGGGTATTGAACAATCCTGAAAAAGGAAAAACAATTATTGCAAAAGTATACCATGCAGCAAGCGGAAGAGTTATGGAAATGACAACAGACGAACCTGGAATTCAGTTCTATTCTGGAAATTTCCTTGACGGAACTTTACCAATGCCAAACGGAGGAACTTTTGCTCACAGAACAGGATTATGTCTAGAAACAGAACATTATCCAGATTCTCCAAACCAGAAAAATTTCCCAACAACGGTTTTAAACCCGGGAGAAAATTATAAAACGAAAACTACATTTAAGTTCTCAGTGAAGAAATAA